From the Maioricimonas rarisocia genome, one window contains:
- a CDS encoding efflux RND transporter permease subunit: MARNAIAANLLMVILLGGGIWSAFVIQKEVFPQFQLDVVEISVGYPGAAPTEVEQGILRPIEEAVRGIEGIREITSEAREGRGQMLIELVAGRDRMLAFQDIDQAVSRIQTFPDDIEQPEVSLQSEQQEVMQINLYGPVDAWTLRQLAEQLRDQLLAREQITQVDLDDPPEYVTHVEIPRERLREYGLTLPDIAQTIRASSQDVAAGAVQTTAGEVLLRVRGRRQRADEFAELEVVSGSDGSAVLLGDIATIRDGFEEGGFHPQFDQTPAAELNVYRVGSQSPIDVAEAVTQTLKEFESALPPGVKWRIDSNNAEEFNRRLTLVMENAVLAVVIVLLILSLFLEVRLAFWVMVGMAVSFIGGLLFLPVAGESVNMISLFGFLVVLGIVVDDAVVVGENVYEKRQEERHYLKAAIEGTREVSGPVIFSILTNIVAFVPLLFIPGETGKFWGPLPIVVIIVLSLSLIESLFILPAHLAHAQEAGKKPHSLGSRLHGAQQAFSRGFSRVVEIIYQPILRFCLRWRYVTASAALALFVIVGGYATSTHMGMILMPEVSADEIEAGVRMPVGTTPDQAAEIAAVVTEATLRMFDEQNLHEVAQGVKTNVRRGNFIDVEIVMKPPDERDITANEVIELWRDQIGDLPGVDQVTFEAESGPGGFRQDISIDLSHSDIDVLEKASQDLVARAESFTNTRDVSDNYNKGKSQYDFLLRPEGRALGLTDDELGDQLRGAFFGSLALRLLRGTNEIEVRVKLPEEQRQDIHHLEDLIIRTPGGTEVPLLDVADVEIDEAFTSINRRNGRRVVNVSMDVEPKRATSQMINALRTKELPELRENYPGLTWTFQGSDAEMREATASLWGYFGLAMVVIYALLAIAFSDYIQPLIVLVAIPFGIVGAVIGHIVLGYDLSIVSLMGVIALSGVVVNDSLIMVDYANRRRDRQSAMEAISQAGIRRFRPIMLTTATTFGGLIPLIFETSFQAQYIIPMAISLGFGILFATAIILVLVPCLYLIFEDLRFGTSTSGT, encoded by the coding sequence ATGGCGCGCAATGCCATCGCAGCAAACCTGCTGATGGTGATTCTGCTCGGTGGCGGCATCTGGTCCGCCTTCGTCATCCAGAAAGAAGTCTTCCCCCAGTTTCAGCTGGACGTCGTCGAAATCAGCGTCGGCTATCCGGGTGCCGCCCCGACAGAGGTCGAGCAGGGCATCCTCCGTCCCATCGAGGAAGCAGTGCGCGGAATCGAGGGGATTCGCGAGATCACCAGCGAAGCGCGGGAAGGCCGCGGCCAGATGCTCATCGAGCTCGTCGCCGGCCGGGATCGGATGCTGGCTTTTCAGGACATCGATCAGGCGGTCAGTCGCATCCAGACGTTTCCGGATGACATCGAGCAACCGGAAGTCAGCCTGCAGTCCGAGCAGCAGGAAGTGATGCAGATCAACCTGTATGGTCCGGTCGATGCCTGGACGCTGCGCCAACTGGCGGAGCAGCTCCGCGATCAGTTGCTGGCCCGCGAGCAGATTACGCAGGTCGATCTGGACGATCCGCCGGAGTATGTCACGCACGTCGAGATCCCGCGCGAACGGCTCCGCGAGTACGGCCTGACGTTACCGGACATCGCCCAGACGATTCGGGCATCGAGCCAGGACGTCGCAGCCGGAGCCGTGCAGACGACCGCTGGTGAAGTTCTGCTGCGGGTGAGAGGCCGGCGGCAGCGGGCAGACGAATTCGCCGAGCTGGAAGTGGTCTCCGGCTCCGATGGTTCTGCCGTGCTGCTGGGCGACATCGCCACGATCCGCGACGGATTCGAGGAGGGGGGCTTTCACCCGCAGTTCGACCAGACGCCCGCGGCCGAGCTGAACGTCTATCGGGTCGGCTCGCAATCGCCGATCGACGTGGCCGAAGCCGTCACACAGACGCTCAAGGAGTTTGAAAGCGCCTTGCCTCCGGGCGTGAAATGGCGGATCGACAGCAACAACGCCGAAGAGTTCAACCGCCGGCTCACTCTCGTCATGGAGAACGCGGTGCTGGCGGTGGTCATCGTGCTGCTGATCCTCTCGCTGTTTCTCGAGGTCCGCCTGGCGTTCTGGGTGATGGTCGGCATGGCCGTCTCCTTCATCGGCGGATTGCTGTTCCTCCCCGTGGCCGGGGAGAGCGTGAACATGATCTCCCTTTTCGGTTTCCTCGTCGTGCTGGGCATCGTGGTCGACGATGCCGTGGTCGTCGGCGAGAACGTCTACGAAAAGCGGCAGGAAGAACGTCACTACCTGAAAGCCGCCATCGAAGGCACGCGCGAGGTTTCCGGCCCGGTGATCTTCAGCATTCTCACCAACATCGTCGCCTTCGTCCCCCTGCTGTTTATTCCCGGCGAGACCGGCAAATTCTGGGGGCCGTTGCCGATCGTGGTGATCATTGTCTTGTCGCTGTCGCTCATTGAATCGCTGTTCATTCTGCCGGCACACCTGGCGCACGCGCAGGAAGCCGGTAAAAAGCCGCACAGCCTTGGCAGCCGGCTCCATGGCGCCCAGCAGGCCTTCAGCAGGGGGTTCAGCCGCGTCGTCGAGATCATTTACCAGCCGATCCTCCGGTTCTGTCTGCGGTGGCGATACGTCACGGCTTCAGCAGCGCTGGCCCTGTTTGTCATCGTCGGAGGCTACGCAACCAGCACCCACATGGGCATGATTCTGATGCCCGAAGTCTCTGCCGACGAGATCGAAGCGGGTGTCCGAATGCCGGTCGGCACGACTCCGGATCAGGCGGCCGAGATCGCCGCCGTGGTGACCGAAGCCACCTTGCGGATGTTCGACGAACAGAACCTCCACGAAGTGGCTCAGGGTGTGAAGACCAACGTTCGCCGCGGGAACTTCATCGACGTCGAAATCGTGATGAAGCCACCGGACGAGCGCGACATCACCGCCAACGAGGTGATTGAACTCTGGCGGGATCAGATCGGCGACCTGCCCGGCGTCGACCAGGTCACCTTCGAAGCCGAAAGCGGCCCCGGGGGCTTCCGTCAGGACATCAGCATCGATCTCAGCCACAGCGATATCGACGTGCTGGAGAAGGCCTCGCAGGACCTGGTGGCGCGTGCCGAGAGCTTTACCAACACCCGTGACGTCAGCGACAACTACAACAAGGGGAAGTCGCAATACGACTTCCTTCTGCGTCCGGAAGGCCGGGCACTGGGGTTGACCGACGACGAACTGGGCGATCAGTTGCGTGGTGCCTTCTTCGGCTCGCTCGCCCTGCGACTCCTGCGGGGAACGAACGAAATCGAGGTCCGCGTCAAGCTGCCCGAGGAGCAGCGCCAGGACATCCATCACCTGGAAGATCTCATCATCCGCACGCCCGGCGGTACTGAGGTGCCGTTGCTCGATGTCGCCGACGTCGAAATCGATGAGGCGTTTACGTCGATCAATCGGCGAAACGGCCGGCGAGTGGTCAACGTCTCGATGGACGTCGAGCCGAAGCGGGCGACTTCTCAGATGATCAATGCCCTCAGGACAAAGGAGCTGCCGGAGCTGCGCGAGAACTACCCCGGCCTCACCTGGACCTTCCAGGGGAGCGATGCCGAGATGCGCGAGGCCACCGCGTCGCTCTGGGGATACTTCGGGCTGGCGATGGTCGTGATTTACGCGCTGCTGGCCATCGCATTTTCAGACTACATTCAACCGCTGATCGTGCTGGTGGCCATTCCCTTCGGAATCGTCGGGGCGGTGATCGGCCACATCGTGCTCGGCTACGACCTGTCGATCGTCAGCCTCATGGGCGTCATTGCTCTTTCGGGAGTCGTCGTCAACGATTCGCTGATTATGGTCGACTACGCCAATCGGCGTCGCGACCGGCAGTCGGCTATGGAGGCGATCTCACAGGCAGGCATTCGTCGCTTTCGACCGATCATGCTGACCACCGCGACGACGTTC
- a CDS encoding efflux RND transporter periplasmic adaptor subunit has translation MVLGSVEPAQEIVLSPRVSGQVLELAPNFVPGGMVQKGDLLLQIDPADFTSVLSERQSALQQAEASLEIERGRQSLARKELDLLVDTIEEANRSLVLREPQIKSIRAQVDAAKALVARAQLELDRTKIEAPFDAQILSRSVNVGSQVAPGDELARLVGIEKYWVIATVPVRSLHWVQFSEADGEGSSATLHNPNTWLPGAERHATVSRMIGALDQQTRLARVVMTVEDPLARNTEGPPLILDTLLQAHINGRPIEDVIRLDRDYVHERDTVWVMKDGKLEIRETDIVFRDADHAYIQDGLESGEEVVTTTLATVANGIGLRKVNESAPEDESLNTEAAD, from the coding sequence GTGGTGCTGGGCTCGGTTGAACCCGCGCAGGAAATTGTTCTGAGCCCGCGGGTGAGCGGGCAGGTCCTCGAACTCGCGCCGAACTTCGTGCCAGGCGGGATGGTGCAGAAAGGGGACCTGCTGCTGCAGATTGATCCGGCCGATTTCACCAGCGTACTGTCCGAACGACAAAGTGCGCTGCAACAGGCCGAAGCCTCTTTGGAAATCGAACGGGGCCGGCAGTCTCTGGCGAGGAAAGAGCTCGATCTGCTGGTGGATACGATCGAGGAAGCGAATCGCTCGCTGGTGCTGCGGGAGCCGCAAATCAAATCGATCCGTGCGCAGGTCGACGCGGCCAAAGCGCTGGTGGCACGGGCGCAGCTGGAACTCGATCGCACGAAAATCGAGGCCCCCTTCGACGCGCAGATTCTCAGTCGTTCGGTCAACGTCGGATCGCAGGTCGCACCGGGAGACGAACTCGCCCGACTGGTTGGGATCGAGAAGTACTGGGTTATCGCGACGGTGCCGGTCCGCAGCCTGCATTGGGTGCAGTTTTCTGAAGCGGATGGTGAAGGCTCGTCCGCGACTTTGCACAATCCTAATACATGGCTTCCCGGCGCGGAGCGTCACGCCACGGTCTCACGGATGATCGGTGCTCTCGATCAACAGACGCGTCTGGCGCGAGTGGTGATGACTGTGGAAGACCCGCTGGCCCGAAACACTGAGGGCCCGCCGCTGATCCTCGACACGCTGCTGCAGGCACATATTAATGGCCGGCCAATTGAAGACGTGATTCGTCTCGATCGCGACTACGTCCATGAACGGGACACCGTCTGGGTGATGAAGGACGGCAAGCTGGAAATTCGTGAGACCGACATCGTCTTTCGCGATGCGGATCACGCCTATATCCAAGATGGTCTGGAAAGCGGCGAGGAAGTCGTGACCACAACGCTCGCCACCGTCGCGAACGGCATCGGCCTGCGAAAGGTGAATGAGTCCGCACCCGAGGATGAGAGTCTGAACACGGAGGCGGCGGATTGA
- a CDS encoding TolC family protein gives MWHRYRVSTVLGALLLLQSAGCALSREQVWTAPETPHGRAEYAPHFRITETPVDQPTTASSSPGRANVSPPAEVAADDVVRLGEPSRPSAVEPASWQKLQDLPDLVIPPPAAAPPPAVASGEESQEPPPAYPPYSPDIDGGNLATATEQIVVPVPPPPQGWVKRLLNRVGCADDETPEPLLIEAAYFSSSGEVPAPDRWWTTFNNWDLNRQIEYSLGENLTLASALQRLRAAAALARREESDLLPDLNGVSNAEGTFRSFGPDDGLFSLGLDASYQVDLWGQIESRVEAEWLRASATREDYHAIALTLSAEIARAWFSLIEAHAQLELLDEQLETNLLGLKLQETRFRGGDERVGSADVLRQRQLVESTREQMVIARSRVDVLEHRLAVLEGRPPQDATYDVGSSLPALQPLPSTGLPSGLVHRRPDVRRDYLALLAADRDLAAAITDRYPRLDLGGSLTTLATRSTNLLQDWVFVIAGQVFAPILDGGQRQAEIDRTDAVLRQLIADYGQTVLVAFSEVEDALALEYYQSQRVESLQKQYDLARQASKELRDRYFGFGEEIGETEYLDVLTATTTEQRLQRDILSARLNLILTRISLYLALAGGFDPNPQYHLGIGPPHTVIDERPFQATNSTPLDTDPGLDRRLPLHLRSGGSHDRGDQPDATDRTADRGHAEVGSAR, from the coding sequence ATGTGGCATCGATATCGGGTTTCAACAGTTCTGGGTGCGCTGCTGCTCCTGCAGTCGGCAGGCTGCGCGCTTAGTCGCGAACAAGTGTGGACCGCCCCCGAAACGCCTCACGGTCGGGCAGAATACGCGCCCCATTTCCGAATCACGGAAACTCCGGTCGACCAGCCGACCACCGCATCCTCGTCCCCGGGCCGGGCGAACGTATCGCCGCCAGCCGAAGTCGCTGCAGATGACGTCGTCCGTCTGGGAGAGCCGTCGCGACCGTCCGCAGTCGAACCCGCTTCCTGGCAGAAGCTGCAGGATCTGCCGGACCTGGTGATTCCACCGCCCGCAGCAGCCCCTCCGCCCGCAGTAGCCAGTGGCGAGGAATCGCAGGAACCACCGCCGGCCTATCCCCCCTATTCCCCGGACATCGACGGGGGAAACCTGGCCACTGCCACGGAACAGATCGTCGTACCGGTCCCGCCGCCGCCTCAGGGCTGGGTCAAGCGGCTGTTGAATCGTGTGGGATGCGCGGACGACGAGACGCCGGAACCATTGTTGATCGAGGCCGCGTACTTCTCGTCCAGCGGCGAGGTCCCCGCGCCCGACCGCTGGTGGACAACGTTCAACAATTGGGACTTGAACCGGCAGATCGAATACTCCCTGGGCGAAAACCTCACGCTTGCCTCCGCCCTGCAACGGTTGCGGGCTGCCGCGGCCCTCGCCCGGCGTGAAGAGTCGGACCTCCTGCCCGATCTGAACGGTGTGAGCAACGCCGAAGGGACGTTCCGCAGTTTCGGCCCCGATGACGGACTCTTCTCGTTGGGGCTGGATGCTTCCTACCAGGTCGATCTGTGGGGCCAGATCGAGTCCCGTGTGGAAGCGGAGTGGCTGCGGGCCTCGGCGACCCGGGAAGATTATCACGCCATCGCATTGACGCTCTCAGCCGAGATCGCCCGCGCCTGGTTCTCGCTCATCGAAGCACACGCTCAACTCGAACTGCTCGACGAACAGCTTGAAACGAACCTCCTCGGTCTCAAACTGCAGGAGACCCGTTTCCGGGGCGGCGATGAACGGGTCGGCAGCGCCGATGTCCTGCGTCAGCGACAGCTCGTCGAGTCGACGCGCGAACAGATGGTGATTGCCCGTTCGCGTGTCGATGTGCTGGAACACCGGCTGGCCGTCCTGGAAGGTCGACCACCTCAGGACGCAACGTACGATGTGGGAAGTTCGCTGCCCGCACTGCAGCCACTTCCCTCGACGGGGCTGCCTTCGGGACTCGTCCATCGCCGGCCCGACGTCCGCCGCGACTATCTGGCGTTGCTCGCGGCCGATCGTGATCTGGCCGCAGCCATTACAGATCGGTACCCGCGGCTCGATCTGGGTGGTTCGCTGACCACCCTCGCCACTCGTTCGACGAACCTGTTGCAGGATTGGGTCTTCGTGATCGCCGGTCAGGTCTTCGCCCCGATTCTCGACGGCGGCCAGCGGCAGGCAGAGATTGACCGCACGGATGCCGTCCTGCGACAACTCATCGCTGATTACGGTCAGACCGTGCTGGTGGCCTTCAGCGAGGTCGAAGACGCTCTGGCCCTGGAGTACTACCAGAGTCAGCGGGTTGAGAGCCTCCAGAAGCAGTACGACCTGGCACGGCAAGCCTCGAAGGAGTTGCGAGATCGGTACTTCGGCTTCGGCGAGGAAATCGGCGAAACGGAGTACCTCGACGTTCTGACCGCAACCACGACAGAACAACGGTTGCAGCGGGACATCCTGTCTGCCAGACTGAATTTAATACTGACCCGAATATCGCTTTACCTGGCGCTGGCCGGCGGTTTCGACCCCAACCCTCAATACCACTTAGGTATAGGCCCTCCCCATACGGTCATTGATGAGCGTCCATTCCAAGCAACGAACAGCACGCCCCTGGATACGGATCCTGGTCTCGATCGTCGCCTGCCTCTGCATCTTCGCAGCGGCGGGAGTCACGATCGTGGTGATCAACCAGACGCAACCGACCGCACAGCAGATCGAGGCCACGCGGAAGTCGGCAGCGCTCGTTGA
- a CDS encoding glycoside hydrolase family protein, whose amino-acid sequence MALIKVTCPRILYQGLGEFRLGDVGVLFFSKQDSKRISCRPMYCMRALAVVCALAPVAARAEVVVYPAYAETDRSPHYEVTVTQGRRTKESFTFFSSLKQSYPVYRADGTKESTFDSFAFGRGQDMTCHSATTLSFDGGPVTFRVRIRPGAKHISLPLTDARILPTSCRIPARVVGGDTIVFTMRKPEKVVVVPNYQKVWDHYVSLGRGHEPVSRHQDFQREMRAPTYRGRKLPNGEGFRNPLFILAHLPEPTRDIPPKDSASTLVVRPGVRITQRDLDDHDVVWFTSGKHDLSTLGSFPAHAALLHDGQHIYLEGGAYVMARFGYRGNQTRNVRVTGRGVLSGRKHVWITQHGVGDVLPRVNRISGITVTDRAAFGLSTSRNATIDDVALLGAWHPNTDAVSVTEGATVENCLFVSGDDSVKLLKNPTVRNVVIWHGANAHPLMVQANQPYDFKSGLVEDVDIICYTARLKDNNGAWQKWARISDAAIGVVRAADSTVSDFTFRDIRIESPFLCRPIAIYSVDTNRINPGWFGRTSSTRHSRMRNLSFENITVTSPLIQMESLIGSDYAGALSGIRFRNLRINGARVTERNAERFFQFGPNCDDQTVTFE is encoded by the coding sequence GTGGCGCTGATCAAGGTGACCTGCCCCCGAATTCTGTACCAGGGGCTAGGAGAGTTCCGGTTGGGGGATGTCGGTGTGCTGTTCTTCTCGAAACAAGACTCCAAGAGGATTTCTTGCAGGCCCATGTACTGCATGCGTGCTCTTGCCGTTGTTTGCGCACTTGCCCCCGTCGCGGCGAGGGCGGAGGTCGTTGTCTACCCGGCCTACGCCGAAACGGATCGCTCACCGCACTATGAGGTCACCGTCACGCAAGGCCGCAGGACGAAAGAATCCTTTACCTTCTTCAGTTCCCTGAAACAGTCGTACCCGGTCTACCGCGCCGACGGGACGAAGGAGAGCACGTTCGATTCTTTCGCGTTTGGTCGTGGTCAGGACATGACCTGCCACTCAGCGACGACGCTCTCGTTCGATGGCGGACCGGTGACCTTCCGCGTTCGAATACGTCCAGGTGCGAAGCACATATCCTTGCCGCTGACCGACGCCCGCATCCTACCGACGTCCTGCAGGATTCCCGCGCGGGTCGTGGGGGGAGACACGATCGTCTTCACCATGCGAAAGCCGGAAAAGGTTGTCGTTGTCCCGAATTATCAGAAGGTGTGGGATCACTACGTTTCGCTTGGCCGCGGCCATGAGCCCGTGAGTCGGCATCAGGACTTCCAACGTGAAATGCGTGCTCCGACCTATCGTGGCCGAAAGCTCCCCAACGGTGAAGGGTTTCGTAATCCGTTGTTCATTCTCGCGCACCTGCCGGAACCCACACGGGACATCCCACCCAAAGACTCCGCGTCCACCCTGGTTGTCCGTCCCGGAGTACGTATCACGCAACGGGATCTGGATGATCATGACGTCGTGTGGTTCACGTCCGGAAAGCACGACCTTTCGACACTCGGCTCCTTTCCAGCCCACGCGGCCCTCCTGCACGACGGCCAGCACATCTATCTTGAAGGTGGGGCGTACGTCATGGCGCGCTTTGGCTACCGGGGAAACCAAACCCGAAACGTCCGCGTGACGGGCCGCGGCGTCTTGTCGGGACGCAAGCATGTTTGGATAACACAGCACGGCGTCGGTGATGTGTTGCCGCGGGTCAATCGGATCTCCGGCATCACAGTGACTGACCGAGCCGCCTTTGGACTGAGCACAAGCCGAAACGCAACGATCGACGACGTCGCGCTTCTCGGCGCCTGGCATCCGAATACTGATGCCGTATCAGTCACCGAAGGGGCCACGGTCGAGAACTGCCTGTTCGTATCTGGTGATGACAGCGTCAAGCTGTTGAAGAACCCGACGGTTCGAAATGTGGTTATCTGGCACGGCGCAAATGCGCATCCGCTGATGGTTCAGGCGAACCAGCCTTACGACTTCAAGAGTGGTCTGGTCGAAGACGTGGATATCATCTGCTACACGGCGCGTCTCAAGGATAACAACGGCGCGTGGCAAAAATGGGCACGCATCAGCGACGCTGCGATAGGTGTCGTCCGCGCAGCCGATTCGACGGTTTCCGATTTCACCTTTCGTGACATTCGAATCGAGTCACCGTTTCTCTGCCGTCCGATCGCGATCTACAGCGTCGATACCAACAGGATAAACCCCGGTTGGTTCGGCCGCACTTCGTCGACTCGCCATAGCCGCATGCGGAACCTGAGTTTCGAAAACATCACCGTCACGAGCCCACTCATCCAAATGGAGTCGTTGATCGGCAGCGACTACGCTGGTGCGTTAAGCGGCATTCGCTTCCGCAACTTAAGGATCAACGGAGCTCGAGTCACTGAACGCAACGCCGAACGGTTCTTTCAGTTCGGTCCCAACTGCGATGATCAGACGGTCACTTTTGAGTGA